The Litchfieldia alkalitelluris genome has a window encoding:
- the ribF gene encoding bifunctional riboflavin kinase/FAD synthetase has protein sequence MKTIRISHPHNLLKENLPDVVLALGYFDGVHLGHQRVITNAVEYAKASGLQSAVMTFDPHPSVVLGKNKQAIKYITPIEEKEYLIANLGVNRLYIVEFTSDFANLLPQEFVDQYIIGLNVKHVCAGFDFSYGKLGKGSMETMPFHARSQFTQTTIEKQTNSQGNKISSTLVRELIEKGDLDQLPLLLGRNYSVQGIVVDGDKRGRTIGFPTANVKANPDYLLPPTGVYAVKIKVKSLWFDGVCNVGYKPTFNNEQKVLSIEVHIFNFDQMIYGEEVTIQWFKRIRSEKKFENITSLIKQIEHDKEEAINYFEKISDPTCFLS, from the coding sequence TTGAAAACAATACGAATTTCTCATCCACATAACTTATTAAAAGAGAATCTGCCAGATGTAGTTTTAGCATTAGGATATTTCGATGGAGTTCATCTGGGTCATCAAAGAGTAATAACTAATGCAGTAGAGTATGCCAAAGCGAGTGGACTACAAAGTGCAGTTATGACATTTGATCCACATCCATCTGTTGTTCTTGGAAAAAATAAACAAGCAATTAAATATATTACACCGATTGAAGAGAAAGAATATTTAATTGCCAACCTTGGAGTTAATCGGTTATATATCGTAGAATTTACTTCTGATTTCGCAAATCTACTACCGCAAGAGTTTGTAGATCAATATATAATTGGCCTAAATGTTAAACATGTTTGTGCTGGGTTTGATTTTTCTTATGGCAAACTCGGTAAGGGCTCAATGGAAACAATGCCTTTTCATGCACGAAGCCAATTCACGCAAACCACTATAGAAAAGCAAACAAACTCCCAAGGGAATAAGATAAGTTCCACACTTGTACGTGAGTTAATAGAAAAAGGAGATTTAGACCAACTTCCTTTACTACTAGGTAGGAACTATTCGGTTCAAGGAATCGTCGTTGATGGCGATAAAAGAGGAAGAACAATAGGTTTTCCTACTGCTAACGTAAAGGCTAATCCTGATTATTTGTTACCCCCTACAGGAGTTTATGCTGTTAAAATAAAGGTGAAGTCCTTATGGTTTGATGGGGTTTGCAATGTTGGATATAAACCAACATTTAACAATGAACAAAAGGTACTGTCTATTGAAGTGCATATTTTTAACTTTGACCAAATGATTTATGGAGAAGAAGTGACAATACAATGGTTCAAACGAATAAGATCAGAGAAAAAGTTTGAAAATATTACTTCATTAATAAAACAAATTGAACATGATAAAGAAGAAGCCATTAACTATTTCGAAAAAATAAGTGATCCGACTTGCTTTTTGTCATAA
- the truB gene encoding tRNA pseudouridine(55) synthase TruB, producing MEGILLLNKPKGLTSHDCVFKIRKLIRMKKVGHTGTLDPDVTGVLPICIGRATKIVEYITAAEKTYEGEVTLGFSTTTEDRSGEVVESLKVERVIDRSEVEKVLKELTGEIVQTPPMYSAVKVKGKRLYEYARQGIEVERPSRTIFIRELQLLDDRSIFSGETISFKFRVTCSKGTYVRTLAVMIGEKLGYPSHMSDLTRTASGQFLINQCMSFEEIEDKVKEGTLETSLLSIESALYHLPKFKINDTLAVKVQNGAVLEVPKGLEYISDEPVCMIDESDKCLALYIRHQTKPHLMKPLKVLSITEE from the coding sequence GTGGAAGGTATATTGCTTCTTAATAAACCTAAAGGGTTAACCTCACATGATTGTGTGTTCAAAATAAGAAAACTAATACGGATGAAAAAAGTTGGTCATACAGGTACACTAGATCCTGATGTCACAGGTGTGCTACCAATTTGTATTGGAAGGGCTACAAAGATTGTAGAGTACATAACTGCTGCAGAAAAGACTTATGAGGGTGAAGTAACCCTTGGATTCTCCACGACTACTGAGGATCGGTCTGGAGAGGTTGTAGAGAGCCTGAAAGTCGAGAGAGTGATTGATCGCTCTGAAGTTGAAAAGGTGCTAAAGGAATTGACTGGTGAGATTGTTCAAACACCTCCTATGTACTCTGCTGTCAAAGTTAAAGGAAAGCGTTTATATGAGTATGCAAGACAAGGGATTGAAGTTGAAAGACCTTCGAGGACTATTTTTATTAGAGAACTTCAATTGTTAGATGATCGAAGTATTTTTAGTGGGGAAACCATTTCTTTTAAATTTCGTGTCACTTGTAGTAAGGGTACATATGTTAGAACTTTAGCTGTTATGATCGGAGAAAAACTAGGTTATCCATCACATATGTCAGATCTAACTCGAACTGCATCTGGACAGTTTCTAATTAACCAGTGTATGTCTTTTGAGGAGATTGAAGACAAGGTCAAGGAGGGTACTCTAGAAACAAGTTTATTATCAATTGAAAGTGCACTCTATCATTTGCCGAAATTTAAGATTAATGATACATTAGCAGTAAAAGTGCAAAATGGAGCTGTCCTAGAGGTACCTAAAGGATTAGAATATATAAGTGATGAACCTGTTTGCATGATTGATGAAAGTGATAAGTGTCTTGCCTTATATATAAGACACCAAACAAAACCTCATTTAATGAAACCATTAAAGGTACTCTCAATAACTGAAGAGTAA
- the rbfA gene encoding 30S ribosome-binding factor RbfA, translated as MSIRPNRVGEQMKKELGDIIGRKIKDPRIGFVTVTDVQVTGDLQQAKVYISVLGDDEQRENTLKGLAKAKGFIRSEIGKRIRLRKTPEIQFEFDESIDYGNRIETLLADLNRQSNLD; from the coding sequence ATGAGTATTCGGCCAAATCGAGTCGGAGAACAAATGAAAAAAGAACTTGGTGATATCATCGGGCGAAAGATAAAGGATCCCCGTATTGGGTTTGTAACTGTTACAGATGTACAAGTTACAGGAGATCTTCAACAAGCAAAGGTTTATATCTCAGTTCTTGGAGACGATGAGCAAAGAGAAAACACCTTAAAAGGTTTAGCCAAAGCAAAAGGCTTTATCCGATCAGAGATAGGGAAACGGATTCGTTTACGAAAGACACCGGAAATTCAATTTGAATTCGATGAATCAATTGATTATGGAAATCGTATCGAAACGCTTTTAGCTGATTTAAATAGACAATCTAATCTAGATTAA
- a CDS encoding DUF503 domain-containing protein, with protein MIGLVECECIIYNSSSLKDKRAVLQRIVTRLKQKYNVSVAEIDFQDTWQRTKLAVVTVSSSRQVSEKELNNCLKLIDSFPEIERAITEFEWL; from the coding sequence GTGATCGGTCTTGTAGAATGTGAATGTATAATTTACAATTCTTCCTCACTAAAAGATAAGAGGGCTGTCCTTCAAAGGATAGTCACACGTCTAAAACAAAAGTATAATGTTTCCGTTGCTGAGATAGACTTTCAAGACACATGGCAACGAACGAAATTGGCAGTTGTTACAGTTTCTTCTAGTCGTCAAGTATCAGAAAAAGAATTAAATAATTGTCTTAAATTAATTGATTCCTTTCCAGAAATCGAAAGAGCTATTACAGAATTTGAGTGGCTTTAA
- the infB gene encoding translation initiation factor IF-2: MSKMRVYEFAKKHNISSKDVISQLKEMDIEVSNHMATIEDDVVVKLEKNNKSGAKPAANKPQKSNEDVADVASKDKKKTVPPKSGDGKKHNSETQQKEKKVFNNTNNNNNNNNNNNKNKNNKKNKQKGGQNNFKQQQQFSQPKPEKKLPEKITFTGSLTVGELAKALGKEPSEIIKKLFMLGVMATINQELDKDSIELIAGEYGVEVEEEVVFEMTEFEGYHLEDNPEDLVERPSVVTIMGHVDHGKTTLLDSIRHTKVTAGEAGGITQHIGAYQVVEGDKKITFLDTPGHAAFTTMRARGAQVTDITVLVVAADDGVMPQTVEAINHAKAAEVPIIVAVNKMDKPSANPDRVMQELTEHGLIPEAWGGETIFVPLSALTGDGIDSLLEMILLVSEVEEYKANPKRKATGTVIEAELDKGRGSVATLLVQNGTLRVGDPIVVGNTFGRVRAMVNDLGRRVKEAGPSTPVEITGLNDVPHAGDHFMVFDDEKKARQVGEARAQKQLIEQRGEKVKVSLDDLFEHIKQGQMKEINLIVKGDVQGSVEALAASLQKIDVEGVKVKIIHTGVGAITESDIILASASNGIVIGFNVRPDAGAKRTADAEDVDIRLHRIIYKVIEEIEAAMKGMLDPEYQEKVIGQAEVRTTFKVSKIGTIAGSYVTDGKITRDSGIRLIRDGVVIFEGEIDTLKRFKDDVKEVAQGYECGITITKFNDLKEGDIIEAFVMEEIDRK; this comes from the coding sequence ATGAGTAAAATGCGAGTTTATGAATTTGCAAAAAAACATAATATTTCAAGTAAGGATGTCATATCTCAACTTAAAGAGATGGATATAGAGGTTTCAAATCATATGGCAACAATTGAAGACGATGTAGTCGTTAAATTAGAAAAAAACAACAAATCAGGTGCTAAACCTGCAGCTAATAAACCACAAAAGAGTAACGAAGATGTTGCTGATGTTGCATCTAAAGATAAGAAGAAAACTGTACCACCAAAAAGCGGAGATGGTAAAAAGCATAACTCCGAAACACAACAAAAGGAAAAAAAGGTTTTCAACAATACCAATAATAATAATAATAATAATAATAATAATAATAAAAACAAGAATAATAAGAAAAATAAACAAAAGGGTGGGCAAAATAACTTCAAACAGCAACAACAGTTTTCACAGCCCAAGCCTGAAAAAAAATTACCTGAAAAGATTACCTTTACTGGGTCATTAACAGTTGGCGAATTAGCAAAAGCATTAGGGAAAGAACCTTCTGAAATTATTAAGAAGTTGTTTATGCTTGGTGTTATGGCGACAATTAATCAAGAACTAGATAAAGATTCAATCGAGCTTATTGCTGGAGAATATGGTGTAGAAGTTGAAGAAGAGGTTGTCTTCGAAATGACAGAGTTTGAAGGTTATCATTTAGAAGATAATCCTGAAGATTTAGTAGAGCGTCCATCTGTTGTAACAATCATGGGGCACGTTGACCATGGTAAAACAACTTTACTTGATTCGATTCGTCATACAAAGGTTACGGCTGGCGAAGCTGGTGGAATTACGCAACATATTGGTGCATACCAAGTAGTTGAAGGTGACAAAAAAATTACGTTTTTAGATACACCAGGTCATGCTGCTTTTACAACGATGAGAGCACGTGGGGCACAAGTAACAGATATCACTGTTTTAGTAGTTGCTGCTGATGACGGTGTAATGCCACAGACCGTTGAAGCAATTAATCATGCTAAAGCAGCAGAAGTTCCAATTATTGTTGCTGTGAATAAGATGGATAAACCAAGCGCTAATCCAGATCGAGTAATGCAAGAACTAACAGAACATGGTTTAATTCCTGAAGCATGGGGTGGGGAGACTATATTTGTTCCACTTTCAGCGCTTACAGGTGATGGGATTGATTCATTACTAGAAATGATCCTTCTTGTTAGTGAGGTAGAAGAGTATAAAGCAAATCCGAAAAGAAAAGCTACAGGTACTGTAATTGAGGCTGAACTTGATAAAGGAAGAGGATCTGTTGCGACCCTTCTTGTTCAAAATGGTACATTACGTGTAGGTGATCCAATTGTAGTTGGTAATACGTTCGGTCGTGTAAGAGCTATGGTTAATGATCTAGGCCGTCGTGTCAAGGAAGCAGGTCCTTCTACTCCTGTAGAAATAACTGGATTAAATGATGTGCCACACGCTGGAGATCACTTCATGGTATTTGATGATGAAAAGAAAGCACGACAAGTCGGAGAAGCACGTGCACAAAAACAATTGATTGAGCAACGAGGCGAAAAAGTAAAGGTTAGCCTTGATGACCTTTTTGAACATATTAAACAAGGTCAAATGAAGGAAATTAACCTTATTGTTAAAGGAGATGTTCAAGGATCTGTTGAAGCTCTTGCGGCGTCTCTTCAAAAGATTGATGTTGAAGGTGTTAAGGTTAAAATCATCCATACTGGTGTAGGAGCAATTACTGAGTCTGATATTATTTTAGCTTCTGCTTCGAATGGAATTGTTATTGGCTTTAATGTACGTCCAGATGCTGGAGCAAAACGAACAGCTGATGCCGAAGATGTTGATATTCGATTACACCGCATCATCTATAAAGTCATTGAAGAAATCGAAGCAGCAATGAAAGGGATGTTAGATCCTGAATACCAAGAAAAAGTAATTGGGCAAGCTGAAGTTAGAACAACCTTCAAGGTTTCTAAAATTGGTACAATTGCTGGTTCTTATGTAACAGATGGGAAAATTACTCGCGACAGTGGAATCCGCTTAATCCGTGACGGAGTTGTAATATTTGAAGGTGAAATTGATACACTTAAACGCTTTAAAGACGATGTTAAAGAAGTCGCTCAAGGGTATGAATGTGGTATAACTATCACTAAATTTAATGATCTTAAAGAAGGGGACATTATTGAAGCGTTTGTGATGGAAGAAATTGATCGTAAGTGA
- a CDS encoding YlxQ family RNA-binding protein yields MNKNVQWISFLGLANRARKVISGEELVIKAIRNGKAKLVLLAEDASTNTAKKVKDKSSYYEIPLRTVTDRSVLGSAIGKDARVVVAVTDIGFANKLMLLLD; encoded by the coding sequence ATGAATAAAAATGTACAATGGATTTCGTTTTTAGGTCTTGCCAATCGAGCACGAAAAGTTATCTCAGGTGAAGAGCTTGTTATTAAAGCAATCCGTAATGGGAAAGCGAAACTTGTTCTTTTAGCTGAAGATGCATCAACAAATACTGCAAAAAAAGTAAAAGATAAAAGCAGCTATTACGAGATACCGCTGCGAACTGTAACAGATCGTTCCGTCCTTGGATCTGCAATTGGAAAAGATGCAAGAGTGGTTGTTGCTGTTACAGATATCGGTTTTGCAAATAAATTGATGTTACTGCTCGATTAA
- the rnpM gene encoding RNase P modulator RnpM, with the protein MVGQKKIPLRKCIASGEMKPKKELVRIVRSKEGEVSIDLTGKKSGRGAYLSLDKDLILLAKKKNILANQLKVMIENSLYDELLELVEKESKS; encoded by the coding sequence ATGGTGGGTCAAAAAAAGATTCCATTACGTAAATGTATAGCTAGTGGAGAAATGAAGCCTAAAAAAGAGCTTGTAAGAATTGTTAGATCAAAAGAAGGAGAGGTTTCTATTGATTTAACAGGCAAAAAATCTGGTCGAGGAGCATATTTAAGCTTAGACAAAGATTTAATCTTACTAGCTAAAAAGAAAAACATTCTAGCAAACCAATTAAAAGTAATGATTGAAAATTCTCTATACGATGAACTACTTGAGTTGGTTGAAAAAGAGAGTAAATCATGA
- the nusA gene encoding transcription termination factor NusA: protein MSSELFDALTLLEKEKGISKDIIIEAIEAALISAYKRNFNQAQNVRVDLNLATGTMRVFARKDVVQEVYDPRLEISVDEARSINPNYQVDDVIEIEVTPKNFGRIAAQTAKQVVTQRVREAERGVIYSEFIDREEDIMTGIVQRLDSKFIYVSLGKIEALLPANEQMPNERYKPHDRIKVYITKVEKTTKGPQIFVSRTHPGLLKRLFEIEVPEIYDGTVEIKSVAREAGDRSKISVHADNEEVDPVGSCVGPKGQRVQAIVNELKGEKIDIVEWSDDPVVFVANALSPSKVLDVTVNEDDKATTVIVPDYQLSLAIGKRGQNARLAAKLTGWKIDIKSQSEAEQLGIYPKEGSSFFNDDYEEEEDTFNLNLEEIE, encoded by the coding sequence ATGAGTAGTGAATTATTTGATGCTCTAACACTGCTTGAGAAAGAAAAAGGGATAAGCAAAGATATTATAATAGAAGCGATTGAAGCAGCATTAATATCTGCTTATAAACGAAATTTTAATCAAGCACAGAATGTTCGAGTTGACTTAAACCTTGCAACAGGAACAATGCGTGTCTTTGCAAGAAAAGATGTTGTTCAAGAAGTATACGATCCAAGACTTGAAATATCAGTAGACGAAGCACGATCAATTAATCCGAACTATCAGGTAGACGATGTAATTGAAATTGAAGTTACACCAAAGAACTTTGGTAGAATTGCTGCACAAACTGCCAAGCAAGTTGTAACTCAAAGGGTAAGAGAAGCAGAAAGAGGGGTAATTTACTCCGAATTCATCGACAGAGAAGAAGACATAATGACAGGTATTGTTCAACGTCTAGATTCAAAGTTTATTTATGTGAGCTTAGGGAAAATTGAAGCATTATTACCAGCTAATGAACAAATGCCTAACGAAAGATATAAACCACATGATCGAATCAAAGTCTACATAACCAAAGTAGAAAAGACAACAAAAGGTCCACAGATATTTGTTTCAAGAACACATCCTGGATTACTAAAAAGATTATTCGAAATTGAAGTGCCAGAAATTTATGATGGTACTGTAGAAATTAAATCTGTTGCAAGAGAAGCAGGAGACCGTTCTAAGATATCTGTTCATGCAGACAATGAAGAAGTCGATCCAGTAGGCTCATGCGTTGGTCCAAAGGGACAAAGAGTTCAAGCAATTGTTAATGAACTAAAGGGCGAAAAAATAGATATTGTAGAATGGTCAGATGATCCAGTGGTCTTTGTTGCTAATGCATTAAGTCCATCTAAGGTCTTAGATGTTACTGTAAATGAAGACGATAAAGCAACAACAGTTATTGTACCTGATTATCAGTTATCCTTAGCAATTGGTAAAAGAGGTCAAAATGCTAGATTAGCTGCAAAACTAACAGGCTGGAAAATTGATATTAAAAGCCAATCGGAAGCTGAACAGTTAGGAATCTATCCTAAAGAAGGTTCTTCCTTTTTTAATGATGATTATGAAGAAGAAGAAGACACATTTAATTTGAACCTTGAAGAAATTGAGTGA
- the rimP gene encoding ribosome maturation factor RimP, whose translation MSKKVTQVVEEMVNPILEPLNLELVDIEYVKEGKDWFLRVFIDSEGGVDIEDCGTVSEKLSEKLDEVDPIPYNYFLEVSSPGAERPLKKDKDFQKAIGKQVYIKTYEPIDGEKVFEGELVSFDGNIVTVSVKIKTRTKTFEIPYEKVASARLAVTFN comes from the coding sequence ATGAGTAAAAAGGTAACACAAGTTGTTGAGGAAATGGTTAATCCAATACTAGAACCTCTAAACTTGGAGCTAGTGGATATAGAATACGTAAAAGAAGGTAAAGATTGGTTTTTAAGAGTATTTATTGACTCAGAAGGTGGAGTCGATATTGAGGATTGCGGAACCGTTAGTGAAAAATTAAGTGAAAAGCTTGATGAGGTTGATCCAATTCCATATAACTACTTTCTTGAAGTTTCTTCACCTGGAGCTGAACGTCCACTTAAAAAGGATAAAGATTTTCAAAAAGCAATTGGCAAGCAAGTTTATATCAAGACTTATGAGCCAATCGATGGTGAAAAGGTATTTGAAGGCGAACTGGTAAGCTTTGATGGAAATATAGTTACTGTGTCGGTGAAAATCAAAACGAGAACAAAGACATTTGAAATTCCATATGAAAAAGTTGCTAGTGCAAGACTTGCCGTGACTTTTAATTAA